A window of the Rhizobium viscosum genome harbors these coding sequences:
- a CDS encoding thiamine pyrophosphate-dependent enzyme, which translates to MVESARLSLHVPEPAVRPGGHPDFSNVKIAKAGSVPRPEVDVASEDIRDLAYSIIRVLNRDGEAVGPWAGSLTDEELLTGLRNMMKLRAFDARMLMAQRQGKTSFYMQHLGEEAVSCAFRKALQKGDMNFPTYRQAGLLIADDYPMVEMMNQIYSNESDPLRGRQLPIMYSSKEHGFFTISGNLATQYVQAVGWAMASAIKNDSRIAAAWIGDGSTAESDFHSALVFASTYKAPVILNIVNNQWAISTFQGIARGGSGTFAARGLGFGIPALRVDGNDYLAVHAVARWAAERARRNLGPTLIEYVTYRVGAHSTSDDPSAYRPKTESEAWPLGDPVLRLKKHLIVRGVWSEERHTQAEAEILDEVIEAQRQAEGHGTLHDGGKPSVRDIFEGVYAEMPPHIRRQRQKAGY; encoded by the coding sequence ATGGTGGAATCCGCTCGTTTGAGCCTGCATGTCCCCGAACCCGCCGTGCGCCCGGGCGGCCATCCCGATTTTTCCAATGTCAAGATCGCCAAGGCCGGGTCGGTGCCGCGGCCGGAGGTCGATGTCGCGTCTGAAGACATCCGCGATCTTGCCTATTCGATCATCCGCGTGCTGAACCGCGATGGCGAGGCGGTCGGTCCCTGGGCAGGGTCTTTGACGGACGAGGAATTGCTGACCGGGCTTCGAAACATGATGAAGCTGCGCGCTTTCGATGCCCGCATGCTGATGGCGCAGCGGCAGGGCAAGACCTCCTTCTATATGCAGCATCTCGGTGAAGAGGCGGTCAGCTGCGCCTTCCGCAAGGCGCTGCAGAAGGGAGACATGAATTTCCCGACTTACCGCCAGGCTGGCCTCTTGATCGCCGACGACTACCCGATGGTCGAGATGATGAACCAGATCTATTCGAACGAGAGCGACCCGTTGCGCGGGCGCCAGCTTCCCATCATGTATTCCTCCAAGGAGCACGGCTTCTTCACGATCTCGGGCAATCTCGCCACGCAATATGTGCAGGCGGTCGGCTGGGCCATGGCCTCGGCGATCAAGAATGACAGCCGCATTGCCGCCGCCTGGATCGGTGACGGCTCGACGGCGGAATCGGATTTTCATTCGGCGCTAGTTTTCGCCTCCACCTACAAGGCGCCTGTCATCCTCAACATCGTCAACAATCAGTGGGCGATTTCCACCTTCCAGGGAATTGCCCGCGGCGGCTCCGGCACATTTGCCGCCCGTGGGCTCGGCTTCGGCATTCCGGCGCTGCGGGTCGATGGTAACGACTATCTCGCTGTCCATGCCGTCGCCCGCTGGGCGGCGGAGCGGGCCCGGCGCAATCTCGGTCCGACGCTGATCGAATATGTCACCTATCGCGTCGGCGCCCATTCGACGTCAGACGATCCGAGCGCCTATCGCCCGAAGACGGAATCGGAAGCCTGGCCGCTCGGCGATCCCGTCCTGCGGCTGAAGAAACACCTGATCGTCAGGGGCGTCTGGTCGGAGGAGCGTCATACCCAAGCCGAAGCGGAGATCCTGGATGAGGTGATCGAGGCCCAACGTCAGGCCGAGGGGCACGGCACGCTGCATGACGGCGGCAAGCCCTCGGTGCGCGATATCTTCGAAGGCGTCTATGCCGAAATGCCGCCGCATATCCGCCGCCAGCGGCAGAAGGCGGGGTACTGA
- a CDS encoding alpha-ketoacid dehydrogenase subunit beta, with the protein MARMTMIEAVRSAMDVSMARDDNVVVFGEDVGYFGGVFRCTQGLQAKYGKTRCFDTPISESGIVGTAIGMAAYGLKPCVEIQFADYMYPAYDQLTQEAARIRYRSNGDFTCPIVVRMPTGGGIFGGQTHSQSPEALFTHVCGLKVVVPSNPYDAKGLLIAAIEDPDPVMFLEPKRLYNGPFDGHHERPVTPWSKHDLGEVPEGHFTIPIGKAEIRRTGSAVTVVAYGTMVHVALAAAEDAGIDAEVIDLRSLLPLDLDTIVKSVTKTGRCVVVHEATLTSGFGAEVVSLVQEHCFYHLEAPVVRVAGWDTPYPHAQEWDYFPGPGRVGRALAEVMEA; encoded by the coding sequence ATGGCGCGGATGACGATGATCGAGGCGGTGCGCAGCGCCATGGATGTCTCGATGGCGCGCGATGACAATGTCGTGGTCTTCGGCGAAGACGTCGGTTACTTCGGCGGCGTCTTCCGCTGCACGCAGGGCCTGCAGGCGAAATACGGCAAGACACGCTGCTTCGACACCCCGATCAGTGAATCCGGTATTGTCGGTACGGCGATCGGCATGGCGGCCTACGGGCTGAAGCCCTGCGTCGAAATCCAGTTCGCCGATTATATGTATCCGGCTTACGACCAGCTGACGCAGGAGGCGGCGCGCATTCGCTACCGCTCAAACGGCGATTTCACCTGCCCGATCGTCGTGCGCATGCCGACCGGCGGCGGCATTTTTGGCGGCCAGACCCACAGCCAGAGCCCGGAGGCGCTGTTTACTCATGTCTGTGGCCTGAAAGTGGTGGTGCCGTCCAACCCCTATGACGCCAAGGGCCTGCTGATTGCCGCAATCGAGGATCCCGATCCTGTCATGTTCCTGGAGCCGAAGCGGCTTTATAACGGACCTTTCGATGGCCATCACGAGCGGCCGGTGACGCCGTGGTCAAAGCATGATCTCGGTGAGGTGCCGGAGGGGCATTTTACCATCCCGATCGGCAAGGCCGAGATACGGCGCACGGGTTCGGCCGTGACGGTCGTTGCCTACGGCACCATGGTGCATGTGGCACTTGCCGCCGCGGAGGATGCCGGCATTGATGCGGAGGTGATCGATCTCCGGAGCCTCTTGCCACTTGACCTCGATACGATCGTCAAATCCGTCACCAAGACGGGGCGCTGCGTTGTCGTGCACGAAGCAACCCTGACCTCGGGCTTCGGCGCGGAGGTCGTATCGCTGGTTCAGGAACATTGCTTCTATCATCTCGAAGCCCCGGTCGTGCGTGTTGCCGGCTGGGATACGCCCTATCCGCATGCGCAAGAATGGGATTATTTCCCCGGACCGGGCCGCGTTGGACGCGCGCTTGCCGAAGTGATGGAGGCCTGA
- a CDS encoding dihydrolipoamide acetyltransferase family protein, protein MGEFIIKMPDVGEGVAEAELVEWHVKTGDPVREDMVIAAVMTDKATVEIPSPVSGTVTWLAGEIGDRIAVKAPLVRIETAGEAGEAEPETVPQPQPAEPVKAEAPKPVPKAPAPVTPLAEKPLAAPSVRLFARESGVDLRQVQGTGPAGRILREDIEQFLNQGLTPAPARTGLAKKTTTEEIKLTGLRRRIAEKMVLSTSRIPHITYVEEVDMTALEELRATMNADRRAEHPKLTVLPFLMRALVKAISHQPDVNATFDDDAGIITRHSAVHIGIATQTPAGLTVPVVRHAEARGIFDCAVEMNRLAEAARSGTATRDELSGSTITISSLGALGGIVSTPVINHPEVAIIGVNKIATRPVWDGTQFVPRKMMNLSSSFDHRIIDGWDAATFVQRIRTLLETPALIFIEG, encoded by the coding sequence ATGGGCGAATTCATCATCAAGATGCCGGATGTCGGCGAAGGCGTTGCCGAGGCGGAGCTTGTCGAATGGCATGTGAAGACCGGTGATCCGGTGCGCGAGGACATGGTGATCGCCGCCGTCATGACCGACAAGGCCACCGTCGAAATTCCCTCGCCCGTCAGCGGTACGGTGACCTGGCTTGCCGGTGAGATCGGTGATCGGATTGCCGTCAAGGCGCCGCTGGTGCGCATCGAGACGGCAGGCGAGGCCGGAGAGGCGGAACCCGAAACGGTCCCCCAGCCGCAGCCCGCTGAGCCGGTGAAAGCGGAAGCTCCGAAGCCTGTTCCAAAGGCACCGGCGCCGGTCACTCCGCTGGCCGAAAAGCCGCTGGCGGCGCCATCGGTCCGGTTGTTTGCCCGCGAGAGCGGCGTAGATCTGAGACAGGTGCAAGGCACAGGTCCGGCCGGCCGCATCCTGCGCGAAGATATCGAACAGTTCCTGAACCAGGGTTTGACGCCCGCTCCGGCGCGTACCGGTTTGGCGAAGAAGACGACGACCGAGGAGATCAAGCTGACCGGTCTTCGGCGCCGCATTGCCGAAAAGATGGTGCTTTCGACCTCGCGCATTCCCCACATCACCTATGTGGAGGAGGTGGATATGACTGCGCTTGAGGAACTGCGCGCCACAATGAATGCCGACCGCAGGGCCGAACATCCCAAGCTGACGGTGCTGCCCTTCCTGATGCGGGCACTCGTCAAGGCGATTTCCCATCAGCCCGATGTCAACGCCACCTTCGACGACGACGCCGGCATCATCACGCGCCATAGCGCCGTGCATATCGGCATTGCCACGCAGACGCCGGCGGGGCTCACCGTGCCCGTGGTGCGGCATGCCGAAGCGCGTGGCATCTTCGATTGCGCGGTCGAAATGAATCGATTGGCGGAAGCGGCGCGTTCGGGTACCGCAACGCGTGACGAACTGTCAGGCTCGACCATCACCATCAGTTCGCTCGGCGCGCTCGGCGGCATCGTTTCCACGCCCGTCATCAATCACCCGGAAGTGGCGATCATCGGCGTCAACAAGATCGCGACACGACCGGTCTGGGACGGCACGCAATTCGTGCCGCGCAAGATGATGAACCTTTCCTCCAGCTTCGATCATCGCATCATCGACGGCTGGGACGCGGCGACCTTCGTGCAGCGCATCCGCACGCTGCTCGAAACGCCGGCGCTCATTTTCATCGAAGGCTGA
- the lpdA gene encoding dihydrolipoyl dehydrogenase has product MKEIVCKLLVIGAGPGGYVCAIRAGQLGIDTVIVEAGKPGGTCLTVGCIPSKALIHAAEEFDATQRMLAGKNPMGIRVEGASIDLMRTITWKDGIVGRLTSGVSGLLQKARVKIVHGRAHFRDGKTVEVETETGQQIIRAETVVIATGSDPVELPNLPFGGRVISSTEALSLGELPKNLVVVGGGYIGLELGTAFAKMGAQVTVVEATQQVLPQYDADLVRPVMRKMTERGIRVLIGAKAIGLSDAGDGLVVETVDGRQQTLAADRILVTVGRRPRTAGSGLEELDLDRAGPFLRIDDRCRTSMRGIYAIGDVTGEPMLAHRAMAQGEMVAEIVAGKKRAWDKRCVPAICFTDPEIVSAGLSPSEARAQGYDIRTGQFPFSANGRAMTMLSEEGFVRVVARADTNLVLGLQAVGGGVSEFSAAFALAIEMGARLEDIAGTIHAHPTRSEAVMEAALKALGSALHI; this is encoded by the coding sequence ATGAAAGAAATTGTCTGCAAGCTCCTTGTCATCGGCGCTGGCCCCGGTGGCTACGTCTGTGCCATCCGCGCCGGCCAGCTTGGTATCGACACTGTCATCGTCGAGGCTGGTAAGCCCGGCGGCACCTGCCTGACCGTCGGCTGCATTCCCTCCAAGGCACTCATCCATGCGGCGGAAGAATTCGATGCCACACAGAGGATGCTGGCTGGCAAAAACCCGATGGGTATCCGTGTCGAGGGCGCCTCCATCGACCTCATGCGAACAATCACCTGGAAGGACGGTATCGTCGGCCGGCTGACGAGCGGCGTATCCGGCCTGTTGCAGAAGGCGCGCGTGAAGATCGTCCACGGCCGCGCTCATTTCCGCGACGGCAAGACGGTCGAGGTAGAGACGGAGACCGGCCAGCAGATCATTCGTGCCGAGACCGTCGTCATTGCCACCGGCTCCGATCCGGTGGAACTCCCGAACCTGCCTTTTGGCGGCCGCGTTATTTCTTCGACCGAGGCGCTGTCTTTGGGCGAATTGCCGAAAAATCTCGTCGTGGTCGGCGGCGGTTATATCGGGCTGGAACTTGGGACAGCTTTTGCGAAGATGGGGGCGCAGGTGACGGTGGTCGAGGCGACTCAGCAGGTGCTGCCGCAATATGACGCCGATCTCGTTCGGCCTGTCATGCGCAAGATGACCGAGCGCGGCATCCGCGTCTTGATCGGCGCGAAGGCTATCGGTCTTTCCGATGCTGGCGATGGACTTGTCGTCGAAACAGTTGATGGTCGCCAACAGACGCTTGCTGCAGACCGTATTCTGGTGACAGTCGGCCGCCGTCCGAGAACGGCGGGCTCAGGCCTCGAAGAGCTTGATCTCGACCGCGCCGGTCCCTTTCTCAGGATCGACGATCGCTGCCGCACGTCCATGCGCGGCATTTATGCCATTGGTGATGTTACCGGTGAGCCTATGCTGGCGCATCGGGCGATGGCGCAGGGGGAAATGGTGGCGGAGATCGTTGCCGGAAAGAAGCGCGCCTGGGACAAGCGCTGTGTTCCGGCGATCTGCTTTACCGATCCGGAAATCGTCAGCGCCGGTCTGTCCCCGTCAGAAGCACGCGCCCAGGGTTACGATATCAGGACCGGCCAGTTTCCCTTCAGCGCCAATGGGCGGGCGATGACCATGCTCTCGGAGGAGGGATTCGTACGGGTGGTGGCGCGGGCCGACACCAATCTGGTCCTCGGCCTGCAAGCTGTGGGCGGTGGGGTTTCCGAATTCTCGGCCGCCTTCGCCCTTGCCATCGAAATGGGCGCGCGGCTGGAAGATATCGCCGGCACGATCCATGCGCATCCGACACGCAGCGAGGCGGTCATGGAAGCGGCGCTGAAAGCCCTGGGGAGCGCTCTTCACATTTGA
- a CDS encoding LacI family DNA-binding transcriptional regulator: MRKQGSPSLQREPSGEAFGRKPITARELARMLGVSQSAVSRAFTPGASIAADLRERILKYAAEVDYQPNAIASMLSKSRTNIIGIVVSDMQNPFYPGLIEKLSRSLQRIGLQSLLFNITKGSNLEEQLSALRRYNVDAVIVISATILSGSTLSWATEGRPAILINRVIEDTNLSCVACNNVEGARAIADHFHRQGARRVAYVAGLSHTTTNRERQSGFVTRIAELGMTLSAQIEGREYSYYAGRKAALEIAAGKNTDAIFFANDILAIGGIDALREEAGCRVPDDILVAGFDDIPMAGWPHYNLTTFRQPVDEIVRVVVEMIEGDTSALLRAATTIRLSGELIERRSTGAEPDAE; encoded by the coding sequence ATGCGCAAACAGGGATCGCCGTCCTTGCAAAGGGAACCGTCCGGCGAAGCGTTTGGCCGCAAGCCGATTACCGCCCGCGAACTTGCGCGCATGCTTGGCGTCAGCCAGTCGGCTGTATCGCGTGCCTTCACGCCAGGCGCAAGCATCGCAGCCGATCTGCGCGAGCGGATCCTGAAATATGCGGCAGAAGTCGACTATCAGCCGAATGCGATCGCCAGCATGCTCTCGAAGAGCCGCACGAACATTATCGGCATCGTCGTCTCCGACATGCAGAACCCCTTCTATCCGGGCCTGATCGAAAAACTCTCGCGCTCGCTGCAACGCATCGGCCTGCAGAGCCTACTCTTCAACATCACCAAAGGCTCGAACCTCGAAGAGCAGCTTTCAGCACTGCGGCGATACAACGTGGACGCTGTCATCGTCATTTCTGCTACGATCTTGTCAGGCTCGACGTTGAGCTGGGCGACGGAAGGCCGGCCGGCCATCCTGATCAACCGCGTCATCGAAGACACGAACCTCAGCTGTGTCGCCTGCAACAATGTCGAGGGTGCTCGCGCCATCGCCGATCATTTCCATCGGCAGGGCGCCCGCAGGGTCGCCTATGTCGCAGGTCTCAGCCACACGACCACCAACCGCGAACGCCAGAGCGGTTTCGTCACGCGGATTGCGGAGCTTGGCATGACGCTGAGCGCCCAGATCGAAGGCCGGGAATACAGCTACTACGCCGGCCGCAAGGCCGCGCTTGAAATTGCCGCCGGGAAAAACACCGATGCGATCTTCTTTGCCAACGACATTCTGGCAATCGGCGGCATCGATGCCCTCAGGGAAGAGGCGGGCTGCCGCGTGCCCGACGATATCCTCGTTGCGGGCTTCGACGACATCCCGATGGCCGGCTGGCCACACTACAACCTCACCACTTTCCGCCAGCCGGTCGATGAAATCGTGCGCGTCGTCGTCGAAATGATCGAGGGAGATACATCGGCGCTGCTGCGGGCAGCCACGACCATCCGTCTTTCGGGAGAACTCATCGAACGGCGCTCGACCGGCGCGGAACCTGACGCAGAGTAG
- a CDS encoding mandelate racemase/muconate lactonizing enzyme family protein, with amino-acid sequence MGTIIKSVEAFQVKWEPNEPPGRRTALVRVTTEDGIVGHGEASPMMGGEHSLGVVRDFATSLVGADALDQAVLYDRLLHKYVKLGPEGAVTGALAALDIALWDIKGKHFNQPVYKLLGGAWRTELPFYSSIGNNAGRTVDETVRVVEQRWKAEKPAAIKIRWDGDRTRQDYDIPGDIAKAKAVRKLVGDDFPLAFDANNQYSVGGAIRVGRALEELGYSWFEEPVQHYNVRAMGEVAQRLDITVSAAEQSYTTQAVVDMINAGVRMVQPDIVKMGGITGLMQCAAICFAHGVELVPHQTQPTIAHVANLHVLATLMHNTKPAEFSDPSTRMHVGFANPPIPEDGKFKVPSGPGLGLIVNDAELDKRRS; translated from the coding sequence GTGGGTACGATCATCAAGTCCGTCGAAGCTTTTCAGGTGAAATGGGAGCCCAATGAGCCCCCGGGCCGCCGCACGGCTCTCGTGCGCGTGACGACCGAAGATGGCATCGTCGGCCACGGAGAAGCCTCGCCGATGATGGGCGGCGAGCACTCGCTCGGCGTCGTCAGGGATTTCGCGACCTCGCTCGTTGGTGCGGATGCGCTCGACCAGGCGGTCCTCTACGACCGGCTGCTGCATAAATATGTGAAGCTCGGCCCGGAAGGCGCCGTCACCGGCGCGCTTGCCGCCCTCGATATCGCCCTCTGGGACATCAAGGGCAAGCACTTCAACCAGCCGGTCTACAAGCTGCTCGGCGGCGCCTGGCGGACGGAACTGCCCTTCTATTCCTCGATCGGCAACAATGCCGGGCGCACCGTCGATGAAACTGTTCGCGTGGTCGAGCAGCGCTGGAAGGCCGAAAAGCCGGCTGCTATCAAAATCCGCTGGGACGGCGACCGCACCCGTCAGGACTATGACATTCCCGGCGACATCGCCAAGGCCAAGGCCGTGCGCAAGCTGGTGGGCGACGATTTCCCGCTCGCTTTCGACGCCAACAACCAATATTCCGTCGGCGGCGCCATCCGCGTCGGCCGCGCGCTCGAAGAACTCGGCTATAGCTGGTTCGAAGAGCCGGTCCAGCACTATAACGTGCGCGCCATGGGCGAGGTCGCCCAGCGCCTCGACATCACCGTATCGGCCGCCGAACAATCCTACACGACCCAGGCCGTCGTCGACATGATCAATGCGGGCGTGCGCATGGTACAGCCCGATATCGTCAAGATGGGTGGCATTACCGGCCTCATGCAGTGCGCGGCGATCTGCTTTGCCCACGGCGTCGAGCTCGTTCCACATCAGACCCAGCCGACCATCGCCCATGTGGCCAACCTGCATGTGCTGGCAACGCTGATGCACAATACCAAGCCCGCCGAATTCTCCGATCCGTCGACACGCATGCATGTCGGCTTCGCCAATCCGCCGATTCCGGAAGACGGCAAGTTCAAGGTGCCGTCCGGTCCCGGCCTCGGCCTGATCGTCAACGACGCCGAGCTCGACAAGCGGCGAAGCTGA